The following proteins come from a genomic window of Nicotiana tomentosiformis chromosome 12, ASM39032v3, whole genome shotgun sequence:
- the LOC104108504 gene encoding small ribosomal subunit protein uS10y, with the protein MAYAAMKATKPGLEEPQEQIHKIRITLSSKNVKNLEKVCADLVRGAKDKRLRVKGPVRMPTKVLNITTRKSPCGEGTNTWDRFELRVHKRVIDLFSSADVVKQITSITIEPGVEVEVTIADS; encoded by the exons ATGGCGTATGCAGCAATGAAGGCAACAAAACCAGGGCTAGAGGAGCCCCAGGAGCAGATTCACAAGATTAGAATCACTCTTTCTTCCAAAAACGTTAAGAATCTTGAGAAAG TGTGTGCTGATCTGGTTCGTGGTGCCAAGGACAAGAGGCTCAGGGTAAAAGGACCTGTGCGAATGCCCACAAAGGTTCTCAACATTACCACTAGAAAGTCGCCCTGTGGAGAAG GCACAAATACATGGGACAGGTTTGAGCTGCGGGTGCACAAGCGTGTGATTGACCTTTTCAGTTCCGCAGATGTTGTCAAGCAGATCACCTCAATCACCATTGAACCCGGTGTTGAGGTTGAGGTCACCA